The following nucleotide sequence is from bacterium.
TCGTTCGCGGAAATCGCCCGCGCCACCAGCGAAAACGCCTGCGCTCTGTTCGGCTTCAACCAACCGCCGTCTGACACATGGGAGGAGGCGGGCGAAACAAAGTGACTGTGCATCGCTCTTGGTATCATGCCAAAAAGCACCTGGGCCAGAACTTTCTCATTGATCCCAATCAGCTGAGCCGGCTGGTGGAGGCGCTGGACCTGCGGGCGAAGGACAGGGTGATTGAAATCGGTCCAGGCACCGGACTGCTCAGCGAACGGATTCAACCGCTGGTGCGCAAACTATGGGCCATCGAGATCGACCGGGACCTGGCCGGTCAGCTGCAGCGCACTTTCAGTG
It contains:
- a CDS encoding 16S rRNA (adenine(1518)-N(6)/adenine(1519)-N(6))-dimethyltransferase — its product is MTVHRSWYHAKKHLGQNFLIDPNQLSRLVEALDLRAKDRVIEIGPGTGLLSERIQPLVRKLWAIEIDRDLAGQLQRTFSDADNVEIIQADILETDLIALCGTEAARVIGNIPYYITTPIIFHVLDHSGPIQDMTLLIQK